Part of the Longimicrobium sp. genome is shown below.
GAGTGATGACCACACGCAGGCATCGGGCGGCGGCTGGACACGGCGCAGGTTCCTGGAAGCGATGGCCCTCAGCGGGGGCGCGGCGGCGCTCTACGCGCGCGCCGACGCGGAGGCCGCCGTACCGCCGCTGGAGCCCTCGCCCGATGCGGCGCGGGGGCGCACCGCGCTGGTGCTGGGGGCAGGCGTGGGCGGAATGGCGGCTGCGCTGCACCTGCTCGAGATGGGGTTCGACGTCCGCGTGCTGGAGGCGCAGCAGCGTACCGGCGGGCGCAGCCTGACGCTGCGTTCGGGCGGCGAGGTGGTGGAGGTGCGAAACGGCGTGCGCGAGGTGCAGAAGTTTCGGATGGACGCGGGGCTGTACTTCAACGCCGGGCCCGGGCGCATTCCGTACCACCACACGGCGCTCATCCGCTGGTGCCGCGAGTTGCGGGTAGAGCTGGAGCCGTACGTGATGATGACGCGCGCCAACCTGTACCAGACGCCGCGGGCGTTCGGGGAGCAGCCGGTGCCCAACCGCCGCATCGCCAACGACACGCGCGGCTGGATCGCCGAACTGCTGGCCAAGGCGGCCAACGATCCCATTCTGGCCGAGGATCTGCGCGGGGTAGACCCGGCCGGGCTGCAGTCGCTGCTCAAGGTGTTCGGTGACCTGAACAAGCAGCGGGAGTACGCCGGGTCCACCCGCTCCGGCTACGTGATCCCGCCCGGGGTGACCTCGCCGGGCGACCCCGAGCCGCCGCTGCCCCTGGCGGAACTGGTCAAATCGCGGTTCTGGGACCACAAGTTCTACCAGTCGGAGGAATGGGACTGGCAGCCCACCCTGTTTCAGCCTCGCGGCGGGATGGACCGGATCGAGCGCGCCATGGCTGCACGGCTGGGACGGCGGGTGCAACTGGGGCGCGAGGTGGTGCGGGTGGAGACGGTGGCGGGCTCGCCGTCGCGCGTGCGCGTGGTCCATCGCAACGCCGCCACGCAGGCGAGCCAGCAGGAGCTGACGGCGGACGTCTGCATCAGCACCATCCCGCTCCCGATCCTGGCGCGCACGCCCAACAACTTCAGCGCGGACTTCCGCGCCGCCATCGCGGCCGTTCGCTTCGCGCCCACCTGCAAGGTGGGGTGGCAGTCCAACGGGCGGTTCTGGGAGGACGACGACCAGATCTACGGCGGCATCAGCTACATCGACCACCCCATCACCCAGATGTGGTACCCCTCCAGCGGCTTCTTCGAAGGCCGGGGCGTGCTGACCGGCACGTACAACTACGAGCGGGACGCCATCGACTTCGGGCGCATGGCCCCCGCGCAGCGGCTGGAGAAGGCGGCCGAGGGCGCGCTGCGGCTGCACCCGCAGTTCGATCGCCACGTTCCGCGCGAAAAGGGGATCAGCATCGCCTGGCAGAACGTGCCCTTCCAGGAGGGCGGCTGGGCGGAGTGGACGGAGGAGATGGTAGAGCCGTACTCGCGCCTGCTGCATCCGGAGGGGAACTTCTGGGTGGCGGGAGACCAGGTCTCGTACCTCCCCGGCTGGCAGGAGGGCGCGGTGCTCTCCGCCCGCTACGTGGTGCAGAACCTCGTTCAGGCGCCGCGCCTGCTCGGGGAGGCCGTCACGCCGCGTCGCGCGCCGAACACGGCCCGCGTGGTCCGCGGCGAGCACCAGCAGTAGCGCTATTCCCGGCCCGGCGGATCTGGTATGGGGTCGGCCGGCCGCTGCCGCGAAAACGACCCCGCCGGCACGCTGCCGGCGGGGTCGTTCCGCTCGATGAGGACGGACGGGCCGGTCAGGCCGTGGCGGCCGCGGCCATCAGCTCGTCGGCGTTCTCGTCGTTCGGGGCCAGCGTGTCCATGAAGCTGCTGACGGAGAACACCGCGTTCCCCGGCCCCGGCGGGCCGTAGCCCGGGGGCGGCTGCAGGCCGTGCTTTTCCAGCGCCTCGCGGTACGTCTCCAGCAGCCGGATGTGGTACTCCAGCGGCGCGCCCTCGGGATTGTCCTGCCCCAGCGGCGTGGAAGGCTCCGGGCACCAGGTGGTGAACCGCGGCGTCACCCCGCGCGACATGAAGTGGTCCAGCCCC
Proteins encoded:
- a CDS encoding flavin monoamine oxidase family protein, which gives rise to MSDDHTQASGGGWTRRRFLEAMALSGGAAALYARADAEAAVPPLEPSPDAARGRTALVLGAGVGGMAAALHLLEMGFDVRVLEAQQRTGGRSLTLRSGGEVVEVRNGVREVQKFRMDAGLYFNAGPGRIPYHHTALIRWCRELRVELEPYVMMTRANLYQTPRAFGEQPVPNRRIANDTRGWIAELLAKAANDPILAEDLRGVDPAGLQSLLKVFGDLNKQREYAGSTRSGYVIPPGVTSPGDPEPPLPLAELVKSRFWDHKFYQSEEWDWQPTLFQPRGGMDRIERAMAARLGRRVQLGREVVRVETVAGSPSRVRVVHRNAATQASQQELTADVCISTIPLPILARTPNNFSADFRAAIAAVRFAPTCKVGWQSNGRFWEDDDQIYGGISYIDHPITQMWYPSSGFFEGRGVLTGTYNYERDAIDFGRMAPAQRLEKAAEGALRLHPQFDRHVPREKGISIAWQNVPFQEGGWAEWTEEMVEPYSRLLHPEGNFWVAGDQVSYLPGWQEGAVLSARYVVQNLVQAPRLLGEAVTPRRAPNTARVVRGEHQQ